DNA sequence from the Bacillota bacterium genome:
CAGGGCCTCGGCCACGAAACGCAGCGGGACGAGGGTCCTCTGGTTGACCACTGCCGGCGGGACCTCGAGGATCACGCTCCGCCCGTCGACGGTGGCCGAAGTCTGGCCGACGGTCATCTCGATGATGTGCTCCCCGCGCTTGGCCATGACCCGCTGAGCCGCCTGGTCCCAGGCGACCGTCGCTCCGACGGCCTCGAAGAGGGCCCGGAAGGGCACCAGCGACCGGTTCGCCTGAATGACCGGGGAGAGGTCGCCGAAGTCGACCTCCTGCTCGCCGATGAACACCCGGACCGGTGAATAGGCGTAAGCCCGCCCATCATAGCTTCCGAAGTAAACCGTACCATCGGCGTAGGCCGGCGGCGTGGCGATCTTCCCGGCCGCCGGGGACGTCCAGAGGAGCCGCCCGTCCTCAAGATTGAAGCTGTATATCGCGCTCGGGAGGTCCACGGCGTAGTAGGCCCCGACATAGACGTGGTCACCCCCGGCGACGGGGGTCATCATCGTTGGATACTTGGCCCTCCCGCCGAACTTCTGCGGGATCATATGAGTATTCCAGACGAGCCCTCCGGTCTCCAGGTTGAAGGCGTACAGCCAGCCCAGATTGCCGGCCAGGACGAAGACCCGCCCATCGGGCAGTGGGGCGATGGTCGGGGCGCTCCACAGGTTGTTGCCACTGATCGAACGGGTCCACAGGACCGTGCCGGCCCGGGCATCGAGGGCCACCAGGCCGCCCCGGTCATAGCTGCTCGAGGCGACGATCAGCTTCCCGCCACAGAGGGCCGGCGACATCCGGAGTTCCCCGTCGGTCTGGTAGGCCCAGGCCTGATGGCCGTCGGACGACTCGAGGGCATGCACGCCGCCGGCGTAGTCCTCGACATAGACTCGGCCGCCGCCGGCCGCCGGGCTCGACCAGATCGGCAGGCCCACCTCGACCTTCCAGCGCACGGCCCCGGTCTCTGGCTCGATGGCGTAGACCGTCCCCAGGGCGGTGGCCACGTAAAGGTTCCCGTCGGCGATCACCGGCGAGGCGCCGGTTCGGCCGCCGAGGGCGACATCCCATAGAAGCAGACCGTCAGCGGCTCGCAGGGCGTAGGTCCGTCCATCGAAATCGGTCACCCAGACCTGGCCATCGGCGACCACCGGGGCCGATCGAAGCAGGCCCGTCGCCGTGAAGGTCCATCTGACCTGCCCGTCGTCGACGGCCAGAGCCCTCAAGACGCGGTCATCGGCCCCGAAGAAGACCGTCCCCCCGGCGACCACCGGAGCCCCCTGCACCGAGACCCCGAAGGCGGCCGACCACCGTTGAAGGAGCACCGACCCGAGCCGGTCGGGGGTGTTCCCGGCGTGTTCCGGCCCCTGACCGTAGGCCGGCCATTCGGCGGGCGGGGCGGCGCCGGCCACCGCCGCCGGCCGGCTCCCGGCCGCCGCCAGGACTACCAGGAGAGCCATGGTCATGACGCCTAGCCGGAAGAAGCGTGTCATCGTCGGACCTCCCATCCGTCTGAGCCCACGCTCACCAGTTGGGATTGGCCGTCCAAAGGCAAAAGTCCTGCTTGAATGGATTATCTGGGAATCAGGAGGCGGACCCCGGAAAGGGCGAAGTAGCCGCCGAGGCCGGCCAGGAACAGGCCGCAGACGACCAGGAGGCCGCGGAAGATGGCCGGCCCGAGGAGGCGCCGCCCGCCGGCCACCGCTCCCGACACGGACGCCAGCCAGGCCAGGTCAGAGAGGATGTGACCGACGTAGAAGGCGGCCACGGCGAGCGCCCCGAGCTTCAAGGACAGGGCGATGTAGCTGGCGCCGATGGTCGCCCACCAGAGGACCCAGTAGGGATTGGAGACGC
Encoded proteins:
- a CDS encoding PQQ-binding-like beta-propeller repeat protein, whose translation is MTRFFRLGVMTMALLVVLAAAGSRPAAVAGAAPPAEWPAYGQGPEHAGNTPDRLGSVLLQRWSAAFGVSVQGAPVVAGGTVFFGADDRVLRALAVDDGQVRWTFTATGLLRSAPVVADGQVWVTDFDGRTYALRAADGLLLWDVALGGRTGASPVIADGNLYVATALGTVYAIEPETGAVRWKVEVGLPIWSSPAAGGGRVYVEDYAGGVHALESSDGHQAWAYQTDGELRMSPALCGGKLIVASSSYDRGGLVALDARAGTVLWTRSISGNNLWSAPTIAPLPDGRVFVLAGNLGWLYAFNLETGGLVWNTHMIPQKFGGRAKYPTMMTPVAGGDHVYVGAYYAVDLPSAIYSFNLEDGRLLWTSPAAGKIATPPAYADGTVYFGSYDGRAYAYSPVRVFIGEQEVDFGDLSPVIQANRSLVPFRALFEAVGATVAWDQAAQRVMAKRGEHIIEMTVGQTSATVDGRSVILEVPPAVVNQRTLVPLRFVAEALGELKWDQTHLRVDITLR